A stretch of Geomonas oryzisoli DNA encodes these proteins:
- a CDS encoding YcbK family protein: MKDTMLCRRMFLKSSAFFAATVLGAKSALAKFMEGGGAPEGKLSLYNVNSSERLTVTYRNSLGEYCEEALQSLNWIFRCHQSNETTKMDLRVLEYLNRLDNGLGGGNEIHIISGYRSREYNARLRSRSAGVAKASLHTKGMAIDLAIPGIGLDRIRRTAVALAAGGVGYYPQSGFVHIDSGLFRTW; encoded by the coding sequence GTGAAGGATACAATGTTGTGCCGCCGGATGTTCCTCAAGTCCTCCGCCTTTTTCGCCGCCACGGTCCTCGGGGCGAAGTCGGCGCTCGCCAAGTTCATGGAAGGGGGCGGGGCGCCCGAGGGGAAGCTCTCCCTCTACAACGTCAACAGCAGCGAGAGGCTCACCGTCACCTACCGCAACAGCCTGGGCGAATACTGCGAGGAAGCCCTGCAGTCCCTCAACTGGATCTTCCGCTGCCACCAAAGCAACGAAACCACCAAGATGGATCTCCGCGTCCTCGAGTACCTGAACCGGCTGGACAACGGCCTCGGGGGCGGCAACGAGATCCACATCATCTCCGGCTATCGTTCGCGCGAATACAACGCCCGGTTGAGAAGCCGGTCGGCAGGGGTGGCCAAGGCCAGCCTGCACACGAAAGGGATGGCGATAGACCTCGCCATTCCCGGCATCGGGCTGGACCGGATCCGGCGCACCGCCGTCGCCCTGGCCGCCGGAGGGGTCGGCTATTACCCCCAGTCCGGCTTCGTCCACATCGATTCGGGTCTTTTCAGGACCTGGTAA
- a CDS encoding sigma-54-dependent transcriptional regulator, with amino-acid sequence MEKILIIDDEAFICENVQRILSSEGFEVLAAASGQQARDLVASEEIDLALLDLNLGTEDGIDVLKRLKEIDPELLVIIITGYGSVESAVESLKLGAFHYMKKPFKADALRLIVKLALKTQTLKREVRKLRHGDGSLPGPSPIIGKSDAFNEVVAQVREIARIPSTVLITGESGTGKELVARAIHDLSERRDGSFVAINCASIPASLLESELFGHEKGSFTGAAARKKGLFEEAHHGTIFLDEIGEMDMAMQAKLLRVLQEKTIRRVGAVKDIDIDVRVVAATNRDLLQRIAEKSFREDLFYRLNVFPIHIPPLRERTADIAALAAYFLDSFSRSFGRQFRDVSPEAERLMAQYAWPGNVRELRNVIERICIMRSGPTLLPEHLPQEIRSSGEGIAAGGVNAIAVPEGLGLEEAICSIERSLIERALKKSGGNVLQTAASLKIPRGTLRYKMDKYGL; translated from the coding sequence ATGGAAAAGATACTGATCATAGACGACGAAGCCTTCATCTGCGAAAACGTGCAGCGCATCCTCTCCAGCGAGGGGTTCGAGGTCCTTGCGGCCGCATCCGGGCAGCAGGCGCGCGACCTGGTCGCCTCGGAGGAGATCGACCTCGCCCTGCTGGACCTGAACCTCGGTACCGAAGACGGTATCGACGTGCTGAAGCGGTTGAAGGAGATCGACCCGGAACTGCTGGTGATCATCATCACCGGGTACGGATCGGTGGAAAGTGCCGTGGAATCGCTGAAACTGGGTGCCTTTCATTACATGAAAAAGCCGTTCAAGGCCGACGCCCTCAGGCTGATCGTGAAGCTCGCCCTGAAGACCCAGACCCTCAAGCGCGAGGTGAGAAAACTGAGGCACGGCGACGGCTCCCTCCCCGGCCCCTCCCCCATCATCGGTAAAAGTGACGCCTTCAACGAGGTGGTGGCCCAGGTACGCGAGATCGCCCGCATCCCCTCGACCGTACTCATCACCGGAGAATCGGGCACCGGAAAGGAGCTCGTGGCCCGTGCCATCCACGACCTCTCCGAGCGCAGGGACGGCTCCTTCGTCGCCATCAACTGCGCCTCCATTCCGGCGTCGCTACTGGAAAGCGAACTGTTCGGCCACGAGAAAGGATCCTTCACCGGGGCCGCCGCCAGGAAGAAGGGGCTTTTCGAGGAGGCCCACCACGGCACCATCTTCCTCGACGAGATCGGGGAGATGGACATGGCCATGCAGGCGAAGCTGTTGCGGGTATTGCAGGAGAAGACCATCCGCAGGGTCGGCGCGGTGAAGGACATCGACATAGACGTCAGGGTGGTGGCCGCCACCAACCGCGACCTGCTGCAGCGCATAGCCGAGAAGAGCTTCCGGGAGGACCTATTCTACCGGCTCAACGTGTTCCCGATCCACATCCCGCCCCTGAGGGAGCGGACAGCCGACATCGCCGCGCTGGCCGCCTATTTCCTGGACAGCTTCAGCCGTTCCTTCGGTCGTCAGTTCCGCGACGTCTCCCCCGAGGCGGAGCGGCTCATGGCCCAGTACGCCTGGCCTGGGAACGTGAGGGAGCTGAGAAACGTCATCGAGCGCATCTGCATCATGCGCAGCGGCCCCACCCTTCTCCCGGAGCATCTGCCACAGGAAATCAGAAGCAGCGGCGAAGGGATCGCGGCGGGCGGCGTCAACGCCATAGCCGTCCCGGAGGGTCTCGGGCTCGAAGAAGCCATCTGCAGCATCGAAAGGTCTCTCATCGAGCGGGCGCTGAAAAAAAGTGGCGGCAACGTATTGCAGACCGCCGCCAGCCTGAAGATCCCGCGCGGCACCCTGCGCTACAAGATGGACAAATACGGACTCTAG
- the nhaD gene encoding sodium:proton antiporter NhaD gives MTSLLIAIFVVAYAAIALEHPIRINKSSSALLGAGLLWSVYALLSPDSHLVVHQLNESLAATAQIVFFLIGAMTIVEVVDAHNGFEVITAHIKTRKLSSLMWLVGFVTFFLSAVLDNLTTTIVMISLMKKLLDRQEDRLFFAGLIVIAANAGGAWTPIGDVTTTMLWIGGQITTLSIMKGVLAPSLVNLLLPLAVVAFQLRGREVVAPAARDNGDLPVTTDFERNLMFFLGIGILVCVPVFKTVTHLPPFMGILLGLGVLWLAGDLVHRNKEEMDKRHLTLAHALEKIDMSSIVFFIGILLAVATLEHTHILAAIAKWLDQSVGRLDLIVTLIGLVSAIVDNVPLVAASMGMYDLAQHPTDSFLWEFMAYCAGTGGSILIIGSAAGVAAMGLERIHFFWYMKRISTLALLGYFGGIAVYLLQTRVLG, from the coding sequence ATGACCTCACTGCTCATTGCTATTTTCGTCGTTGCCTACGCTGCCATCGCCCTTGAACACCCCATCAGGATCAACAAGTCCTCGTCGGCACTGCTTGGCGCTGGCCTACTCTGGTCCGTGTACGCCCTCTTGAGCCCCGACAGCCACCTCGTGGTGCACCAGCTGAACGAATCGCTGGCCGCTACCGCACAGATCGTCTTCTTTCTGATCGGCGCCATGACCATCGTGGAAGTCGTGGACGCCCACAACGGGTTCGAGGTGATCACTGCCCACATCAAGACCCGCAAACTCTCTTCGTTGATGTGGCTGGTCGGCTTTGTCACCTTCTTCCTGAGCGCTGTCCTCGACAACCTCACCACCACCATCGTCATGATCTCGTTGATGAAGAAGCTCCTGGACCGCCAGGAGGACCGCCTCTTCTTCGCCGGTCTCATCGTCATCGCCGCCAATGCCGGTGGGGCCTGGACCCCGATCGGCGACGTCACCACCACCATGCTCTGGATCGGCGGACAGATCACGACCCTGTCGATCATGAAAGGGGTACTGGCTCCCTCCCTCGTAAACCTGCTGCTGCCTCTGGCCGTGGTGGCCTTCCAGTTGCGGGGGCGCGAGGTCGTTGCCCCGGCCGCCCGCGACAACGGCGACCTCCCCGTGACCACCGATTTCGAACGCAACCTGATGTTCTTCCTGGGCATCGGCATCCTGGTCTGCGTCCCGGTGTTCAAGACGGTTACCCACCTCCCCCCCTTCATGGGGATCTTGCTGGGACTGGGCGTCCTGTGGCTGGCCGGCGACCTGGTGCACCGCAACAAGGAGGAAATGGACAAGAGGCACCTGACCCTGGCCCACGCGCTAGAGAAGATCGACATGAGTTCCATCGTCTTCTTCATCGGGATCCTGCTCGCGGTGGCGACCCTGGAACACACCCACATACTGGCCGCCATCGCGAAGTGGCTGGACCAGAGTGTCGGCCGCCTGGACCTGATCGTGACCCTGATCGGACTGGTGAGCGCCATCGTCGACAACGTCCCGCTGGTCGCCGCCTCGATGGGGATGTACGACCTGGCACAGCATCCCACCGACAGCTTTCTATGGGAGTTCATGGCGTATTGCGCCGGCACCGGAGGCTCCATCCTAATCATCGGTTCGGCTGCGGGGGTGGCGGCGATGGGTCTGGAGAGGATTCATTTCTTCTGGTACATGAAGCGGATCAGCACCCTTGCCCTTCTCGGCTACTTCGGCGGCATCGCGGTGTACCTGCTGCAGACCAGGGTCCTCGGCTGA
- a CDS encoding response regulator, with product MTIEEAFGIVVRRLRRERNLSQDKLSMSSCLDRKFISNIEGGKQQPSLVSIFALASALNTSASSIIYETEFILKINTPDRLRTEGSRIDWISSMEIMMNKINNSYQGSETILIVDDERQLREMLSDFLASYGYKVITAEDGQDALEKYKENGPIHLVVMDVVMPRKDGISCFKEIKKVNPRAKAVFMSGYRPDHLHAKEDFHLIQKPFSPVEMIKAIRSALESDSEPTFEA from the coding sequence ATGACTATTGAAGAAGCTTTTGGCATTGTAGTCCGCAGGCTCAGAAGGGAGCGGAACCTTTCCCAGGACAAACTGTCCATGTCCAGTTGCCTGGACCGCAAGTTCATTTCCAATATCGAAGGAGGGAAACAGCAGCCCAGCCTGGTTTCCATCTTCGCCCTGGCCAGTGCCCTCAATACATCAGCATCCAGCATCATCTACGAAACCGAATTCATTCTGAAGATCAACACGCCCGACCGGTTGCGGACCGAGGGGTCCAGGATCGACTGGATCAGTAGCATGGAGATCATGATGAACAAGATCAACAACAGCTACCAGGGATCGGAGACGATTCTCATCGTGGACGACGAAAGGCAGTTGCGTGAGATGCTCTCCGACTTTCTTGCCAGCTATGGCTACAAGGTGATCACGGCTGAAGACGGTCAGGACGCCCTGGAGAAATACAAGGAGAACGGACCGATCCACCTGGTGGTCATGGATGTCGTCATGCCGCGCAAGGACGGCATCAGCTGTTTCAAGGAGATCAAGAAGGTCAACCCGAGGGCGAAGGCTGTTTTTATGAGCGGCTACCGGCCGGACCACTTGCACGCCAAGGAGGATTTCCACCTGATCCAGAAACCGTTTTCACCCGTGGAGATGATCAAGGCGATCAGGAGCGCGCTGGAGTCCGACTCGGAGCCGACCTTCGAGGCGTGA
- a CDS encoding PilZ domain-containing protein — MKIFTERNSVRFKGEIPLEVKHGKGITRDFSSCGLYFFTEQPVSLGESLELVMLLEHQNQGHKVRLRCQADVVRVEPGAGRLGVAVAITRHLMDPAGDAAAARS; from the coding sequence ATGAAAATATTCACTGAGAGAAACTCGGTTCGCTTTAAAGGGGAAATCCCGCTGGAAGTCAAGCATGGGAAGGGGATCACACGTGATTTCAGTTCCTGCGGTCTCTATTTTTTCACCGAACAGCCGGTCTCTTTGGGGGAGAGCCTCGAACTGGTCATGCTGCTGGAGCACCAGAACCAGGGGCACAAGGTGAGGCTGCGCTGCCAGGCGGATGTGGTGCGGGTCGAGCCCGGGGCCGGTAGGCTCGGTGTCGCCGTCGCCATAACCAGGCACCTGATGGACCCGGCAGGAGACGCTGCCGCTGCCCGGAGCTAG
- a CDS encoding TRAP transporter large permease encodes MSTAVVGWEQFSKKKAATWLLCIAVILGAIATLGSTGIVFALLLALMLTGMPISIALGLTVLTFLFFFSEVPTEAVAMKLFTGIEKFEIMAIPFFILAGNFLTHGGVAKRMINFATSMVGHWHGGLALAGVMACALFAAVSGSSPATVVAIGSIMMPAMVRAGYPKRFGAGVITTSGSLGILIPPSIPMVVYCVATNSSVGALFMGGVIPGLMLASLLGLVAWWRAKQGNLPRMKKATWGERAKAFRDSIWGLFLIVIVLGGIYSGLFTPTEAAAMSAVYAFVIAVFVYRDVPFKKVPKVLLDSASMSAMLLYIITNAVLFSFLMTHENIPQLMADWILGHNLGVVSFLLVTNVLLLLAGNVMEPSSIILILAPILYPVAMKLGIDPVHFGVLITVNMEVGMCHPPVGLNLYVASGITKMGISELTVAVWPWLLAMLGFMLLVTYVPIVSLWLPRALGY; translated from the coding sequence ATGAGTACTGCAGTAGTCGGCTGGGAACAGTTTTCCAAGAAAAAGGCGGCGACCTGGCTGCTCTGCATCGCCGTCATCCTTGGAGCCATAGCCACCCTCGGCAGCACCGGCATCGTCTTCGCGCTGTTGCTGGCGCTCATGTTGACGGGGATGCCCATCTCCATCGCGCTGGGCCTCACCGTCCTCACCTTCCTTTTCTTCTTCTCGGAAGTCCCCACCGAAGCGGTGGCCATGAAGCTCTTCACCGGCATAGAGAAGTTCGAGATCATGGCGATTCCCTTCTTCATCCTGGCGGGCAACTTCCTGACCCACGGCGGCGTGGCCAAGAGGATGATCAACTTCGCCACCTCCATGGTCGGGCACTGGCACGGCGGCCTCGCCCTCGCGGGCGTCATGGCCTGCGCCCTGTTCGCCGCGGTCTCCGGGTCCAGCCCGGCAACCGTGGTCGCCATCGGGTCCATCATGATGCCCGCCATGGTGCGCGCCGGCTACCCCAAGCGCTTCGGCGCGGGTGTCATCACCACATCGGGCTCCCTGGGCATCCTGATCCCACCTTCCATCCCGATGGTGGTCTACTGCGTCGCGACCAACTCCTCGGTAGGGGCGCTGTTCATGGGCGGCGTCATCCCGGGCCTCATGCTGGCCTCGCTGCTGGGCCTGGTTGCCTGGTGGAGGGCAAAGCAGGGTAACCTGCCGCGCATGAAGAAAGCGACCTGGGGCGAGCGAGCCAAGGCCTTCCGTGACAGCATCTGGGGCCTGTTCCTTATCGTCATCGTGCTGGGGGGCATCTATTCCGGCCTGTTCACCCCGACCGAAGCTGCTGCCATGAGCGCGGTCTACGCCTTCGTCATCGCCGTCTTCGTCTACCGCGACGTTCCCTTCAAGAAGGTGCCCAAGGTGCTGCTCGACTCGGCCAGCATGTCGGCGATGCTCCTGTACATCATCACCAACGCCGTGCTCTTCTCCTTCCTGATGACCCACGAGAACATCCCGCAGCTCATGGCGGACTGGATCCTCGGGCACAACCTGGGCGTGGTATCCTTCCTGCTGGTCACCAACGTGCTCCTGCTTCTGGCCGGAAACGTTATGGAACCCTCCTCCATCATCTTGATCCTCGCCCCGATCCTGTACCCGGTCGCCATGAAGCTCGGCATCGACCCGGTGCACTTCGGTGTCCTGATCACGGTCAACATGGAGGTCGGCATGTGCCACCCGCCTGTGGGCCTGAACCTCTACGTCGCCAGCGGCATCACCAAGATGGGGATATCCGAGCTGACCGTCGCCGTGTGGCCCTGGCTCTTGGCCATGCTCGGCTTCATGCTGCTCGTCACTTACGTGCCGATCGTTTCGCTCTGGCTGCCACGGGCCCTAGGGTACTAG
- a CDS encoding PAS domain-containing sensor histidine kinase, giving the protein MPRFTIFKKILVITLLLSLLPLLVSSTVLLANLQSTSARLSAEISDSDDSQAVQSLQMKARDLAENIKDFLHQCECDLLFLSRSPLSRSALFDFYRTRLSEVWQRGGGATASQGTHEFLPIYRSIALIDRKGRERVVIRNGRFLPESELADVSIPANTEFKSETYFEKVRALKPGEIYVSHLTGFHVGKQEQLAGAPDPESAYDGKMYQGVIRFGAPIFDERGAFDGMVLLSLDHRHLMEFTQHIDPGKNASSLFPSYQSGNYAFLFDDEGWIITHPKFWDIRGVDPAGNPVPPYTARSTKADIESGRIPFNLDYAGFVHPGYPKVAAAVRAKQEGYVDITNVGGAKKIMAFAPIFYDTGDYAKHGVFGGVTIGFQVDRFHEASRKGGRLIAKQLGEHRRTSAVIILLTALVSALSAWLLSRGISVPLRQLTENAGKLAADDFAERVAVNSADEVGVLAQTFNNMADELDRRKQSLLSTLEELKQSRLEIMDERNFKASVLESISSGIVTFSPHGFLTSINRTGRLFLGEDVSEGTHYREIFRDWEGLSERIAAVFAGHAGYGRETFRFDLEPGRTHFDVGFFPIGHDSEHGLTVTLRNETERENLHEEMMRLDRLASLGKLSAGIAHEVRNPLTGISLLLDDLHDQAASNSADRELIKKALAEIERVEKLVNALLNYSSPVRAEFRECDLNRLVNDTVLLLRRPCEKQQVRLTVEEGDVPPFRFDPEKIKQAVLNIIKNAQQALPGGGHISIATSLREGYAVIDISDDGPGIAAADLPLIFEPFFTRKGAGTGLGLSITQRIVEEHKGRVQVESAPGEGTRFTVELPLGGP; this is encoded by the coding sequence TTGCCACGATTCACCATCTTCAAAAAGATCCTGGTCATCACGCTGCTGCTCTCCCTGCTGCCGCTGCTGGTCTCCTCCACGGTCCTTTTGGCCAACCTGCAGTCCACCAGCGCCAGGCTTTCCGCCGAGATCAGCGATTCCGACGACAGCCAGGCGGTCCAATCGCTGCAGATGAAGGCGCGCGACCTGGCTGAAAACATCAAGGACTTCCTGCACCAGTGCGAGTGCGACCTCCTCTTTCTCTCCCGTTCTCCCCTCTCCCGTTCCGCCCTGTTCGACTTCTACCGGACCCGGCTCTCCGAGGTGTGGCAGCGCGGCGGTGGAGCCACCGCATCCCAGGGGACCCACGAGTTCCTCCCCATCTACCGCTCCATCGCCCTCATCGACAGAAAGGGCCGGGAGCGGGTGGTGATCCGCAACGGCCGCTTCCTCCCGGAAAGCGAGCTGGCCGATGTCTCCATCCCCGCCAACACCGAGTTCAAGAGCGAGACCTACTTCGAAAAGGTGCGCGCCCTCAAGCCGGGCGAGATCTACGTCTCCCACCTGACCGGGTTCCACGTCGGCAAACAGGAACAGCTGGCCGGCGCCCCCGACCCGGAGAGCGCCTACGACGGCAAGATGTACCAGGGGGTGATCCGCTTCGGCGCGCCCATCTTCGACGAGCGCGGGGCCTTCGACGGCATGGTGCTCCTCTCCCTGGACCACCGGCACCTGATGGAGTTCACCCAGCACATCGACCCGGGCAAGAACGCCTCCTCGCTCTTTCCTTCCTATCAAAGCGGCAACTACGCCTTTCTCTTCGACGACGAGGGGTGGATCATCACCCATCCCAAGTTCTGGGATATCCGCGGCGTGGACCCCGCCGGCAACCCGGTACCTCCCTACACCGCCCGCTCCACCAAGGCCGACATAGAGAGCGGCCGCATCCCCTTCAACCTCGACTACGCCGGCTTCGTCCATCCGGGCTACCCGAAAGTGGCGGCCGCCGTGCGCGCCAAACAGGAGGGATACGTCGACATCACCAACGTCGGCGGAGCCAAGAAGATCATGGCCTTCGCCCCCATCTTTTACGATACCGGCGACTACGCCAAACACGGCGTTTTCGGCGGTGTCACCATCGGCTTCCAGGTGGACCGCTTCCACGAGGCGTCGCGCAAGGGTGGGAGGCTCATCGCCAAACAGCTAGGCGAGCACCGCCGCACCAGCGCCGTCATCATCCTCCTCACCGCGCTCGTCTCCGCACTCTCCGCCTGGCTCCTCTCCCGCGGCATCAGCGTTCCGCTGCGCCAGTTGACCGAGAACGCAGGCAAACTCGCCGCCGACGACTTCGCCGAGAGGGTGGCGGTCAATTCGGCCGATGAGGTCGGCGTGCTGGCCCAGACCTTCAACAACATGGCCGACGAACTGGATCGCCGCAAGCAGAGCCTGCTCTCCACCCTGGAGGAGTTGAAGCAGTCGCGGCTGGAGATCATGGACGAACGCAACTTCAAGGCGAGCGTCTTGGAGAGTATCTCCAGCGGCATCGTCACCTTCTCCCCGCACGGCTTTCTCACCTCCATCAACCGCACCGGCAGGCTCTTTCTGGGCGAGGACGTATCCGAAGGGACACACTACCGCGAGATCTTCCGGGACTGGGAGGGGTTGAGCGAACGCATCGCCGCCGTCTTCGCCGGCCACGCGGGGTACGGCAGGGAGACCTTCCGCTTCGACCTCGAGCCGGGCAGGACCCATTTCGACGTCGGCTTCTTCCCCATAGGCCACGACTCCGAGCACGGGCTCACCGTCACGCTCAGAAACGAGACCGAGCGCGAGAACCTGCACGAGGAGATGATGCGCCTGGACCGGCTCGCCTCGCTGGGAAAACTGTCGGCGGGGATCGCGCACGAGGTGAGAAACCCGCTCACCGGCATCTCGCTCCTTTTGGATGACCTGCACGACCAGGCGGCCTCCAACAGCGCCGACAGGGAGCTGATCAAGAAGGCCCTGGCCGAGATCGAGCGCGTGGAAAAACTGGTCAACGCCCTGTTGAACTATTCGTCCCCGGTGCGCGCCGAGTTCAGGGAGTGCGACCTTAACCGGCTGGTGAACGACACGGTGCTTCTGCTCAGGCGCCCGTGCGAGAAGCAGCAGGTGCGACTGACCGTCGAAGAAGGTGACGTCCCCCCCTTCCGGTTCGACCCGGAGAAGATCAAGCAGGCGGTGCTCAACATCATCAAGAACGCTCAGCAGGCCCTCCCCGGCGGGGGGCACATCAGCATCGCCACCTCGCTGCGTGAGGGGTATGCGGTGATCGACATCAGCGACGACGGCCCCGGCATCGCCGCGGCGGATCTTCCCCTGATCTTCGAGCCCTTCTTCACCAGGAAGGGGGCCGGCACCGGTCTCGGACTCTCCATCACCCAGCGCATCGTCGAGGAACACAAAGGGAGGGTCCAGGTGGAGAGCGCGCCGGGCGAGGGAACCCGTTTCACCGTAGAACTGCCGCTGGGTGGCCCCTAG
- a CDS encoding TRAP transporter substrate-binding protein: MNLKACLKSLTMAAALALPVTALAAPAPIVIKFSHVVAQHTPKGQAADYFKKLAEERTKGRVKVEVYPNSQLYKDKEEMEALQLGAVQMLAPSLAKFAPLGVKEFEVFDLPFIFDNYQELHKVTQGPVGAKLLKKLEPKGILGLAYWDNGFKVMSANKPLKSITDFRGQKMRIQSSKVLDSEMRSVGSIPQVLAFSEVYQALQTGVVDGTENPPSNLYTQKMHEVQKYVTLSDHGYLGYAVIVNKKFWQGLPADIRATLEGCMKDATKYANEVAKKDNDEALAAVKKSGRSQLVSLSPQERAAWKKAMDKAHKDNMSRIGADIVKEVYAATGYNAN, translated from the coding sequence ATGAACCTGAAAGCCTGTCTCAAAAGCCTGACCATGGCCGCAGCCCTCGCCCTGCCGGTGACCGCATTGGCCGCACCCGCACCCATCGTGATCAAGTTCAGCCACGTCGTCGCCCAGCACACCCCGAAGGGGCAGGCCGCCGACTATTTCAAGAAACTGGCCGAGGAGCGTACCAAGGGACGCGTGAAGGTGGAGGTCTATCCGAACAGCCAGCTCTACAAGGACAAGGAAGAGATGGAGGCGCTGCAGCTGGGCGCGGTGCAGATGCTCGCCCCGTCGCTGGCCAAATTCGCCCCCCTCGGGGTCAAGGAGTTCGAGGTGTTCGACCTCCCCTTCATCTTCGACAACTATCAGGAACTGCACAAGGTGACCCAGGGGCCGGTCGGGGCGAAGCTGCTCAAGAAACTCGAGCCCAAGGGGATTCTCGGCCTCGCCTACTGGGATAACGGCTTCAAGGTGATGAGCGCCAACAAGCCGCTCAAGAGCATCACCGACTTCAGGGGACAGAAGATGCGCATCCAGTCCTCCAAGGTGCTCGACTCCGAGATGCGGTCGGTAGGTTCCATCCCGCAGGTGCTCGCCTTCTCCGAGGTGTACCAGGCGCTGCAGACCGGCGTCGTCGACGGCACCGAGAATCCCCCCTCCAACCTCTACACCCAGAAGATGCACGAGGTGCAGAAGTACGTCACCCTCTCCGACCACGGGTACCTGGGCTACGCCGTCATCGTGAACAAGAAGTTCTGGCAGGGGCTGCCGGCCGACATCCGCGCCACCCTGGAAGGGTGCATGAAGGACGCCACCAAGTACGCCAACGAGGTGGCCAAGAAGGACAACGACGAGGCGCTTGCCGCCGTCAAGAAGTCCGGCCGCAGCCAGCTGGTCTCCCTCTCCCCGCAGGAGCGTGCCGCCTGGAAGAAGGCGATGGACAAGGCCCACAAGGATAACATGAGCCGCATCGGCGCGGACATCGTGAAGGAAGTCTACGCAGCGACCGGCTACAACGCGAACTGA
- a CDS encoding TRAP transporter small permease yields MMKYLDHLEEIIITFLIGAATVIIALAVGHRYLSGLAIPGLQDWLLSINMSWAQELCIYMFVWMAKFGAAYGVRSGIHVGVDVLVTRLPDSWRKVTVILAILGGALFTGLIGSLGAKFVWENGMHYAVFNKLGMNVADLIEGPTTPDLEWPTWIIYSAVPLGSYLMCFRFLQVGVAFLRTGELPRHDHAHVDGIDEIGTLDSTEALEEYEQHKFNNKEAQGGVK; encoded by the coding sequence ATGATGAAGTATCTTGACCATCTTGAGGAAATCATCATCACCTTCCTCATCGGCGCCGCCACGGTGATCATCGCCCTGGCCGTCGGCCATCGCTATCTGTCCGGCCTGGCCATTCCCGGGCTGCAGGACTGGCTGCTTTCCATTAACATGAGCTGGGCACAGGAGCTCTGCATTTACATGTTCGTCTGGATGGCGAAGTTCGGCGCCGCCTACGGCGTCAGGAGCGGCATCCACGTCGGCGTCGACGTCCTGGTCACCCGCCTCCCCGATTCCTGGCGCAAGGTCACCGTCATCTTGGCCATCCTCGGCGGCGCCCTCTTCACCGGCCTGATCGGCTCGCTGGGCGCCAAGTTCGTCTGGGAAAACGGCATGCACTACGCCGTCTTCAACAAACTCGGCATGAACGTGGCGGACTTGATCGAAGGCCCCACCACCCCCGACCTCGAGTGGCCTACCTGGATCATCTATTCCGCGGTGCCGCTGGGCTCGTACCTCATGTGCTTCCGCTTCCTCCAGGTCGGCGTCGCCTTCCTGCGCACCGGTGAGCTGCCGCGCCACGACCACGCGCACGTGGACGGCATCGACGAGATCGGCACGCTCGATTCCACCGAGGCCCTGGAAGAGTACGAGCAGCACAAGTTCAACAATAAGGAAGCGCAGGGGGGTGTGAAATGA